The following coding sequences are from one Oncorhynchus nerka isolate Pitt River linkage group LG6, Oner_Uvic_2.0, whole genome shotgun sequence window:
- the LOC115130729 gene encoding zinc-binding protein A33-like, translating to MATDASALKELHSELSCPVCLDLFREPVILECGHHFCHVCITQCWEAKSDEHPTCPQCRKTCPQKLRPNSLLCNVVDSVRRARSMDLKPGDTERAQEDTEERQRGASMPSSGFSFTGSSQRHEPDLCEEHEEKLKLYCEDDQLAICLVCGMSRGHKTHNVIPINEAFENYKDKLSIALERVQLQTGQASLHQVQTNNKIMLIKERAGDLEVQVSAEFGRLREFLLQEEERVKERLQREKEKRLNQLDEALKRTTEQISQLEQTADQLHIKLREEENPAQLRGIKDFIGGTESVFERPPEVSVDLQEGEFLGPLQYRTWRRMNSGLQPGVTAVTLDPDTAYPRLWVSPCCTQVSVGDIQPNLPNNPERFTRYNIVLGSQAFTSGQHYWVVEVGTKTAWGLGVATASVNRKDEISLCPDDGFWTLVMRDGRDGSEYEACTNHEESLLHPPRPPRRVGVYLDYRRGVVAFYDAGDMSHLFTFSDATFTEPVFPYFNPWPIINGRNREPLIIVSPDPEV from the exons ATGGCTACTGATGCCAGCGCGCTTAAGGAGCTACATAGCGAGCTCAGCTGTCCGGTATGCCTCGACCTCTTCCGTGAGCCGGTGATCCTCGAGTGCGGACACCACTTCTGCCATGTATGCATTACGCAGTGCTGGGAGGCCAAGTCCGACGAGCACCCGACTTGCCCGCAGTGCCGAAAGACATGCCCTCAGAAGCTGCGTCCTAACTCGCTTCTGTGTAATGTCGTGGACAGCGTGAGGAGAGCCCGATCCATGGATTTGAAACCCGGGGACACGGAGCGCGCGCAGGAGGATACAGAAGAACGACAACGGGGGGCCAGTATGCCCAGCTCCGGTTTCAGTTTCACCGGTTCTTCTCAGCGCCACGAGCCAGACCTTTGCGAGGAGCACGAGGAGAAGCTGAAGCTatactgtgaggatgatcagctcGCGATCTGCCTGGTGTGCGGGATGTCCCGAGGCCACAAGACGCACAACGTCATCCCCATCAATGAGGCGTTCGAGAACTACAAG GACAAGCTGTCCATAGCCCTAGAGAGAGTACAGCTCCAGACAGGACAGGCTTCTCTCCATCAGGTCCAGACCAACAACAAGATCATGCTCATCAAG GAGCGAGCTGGGGACTTGGAGGTGCAGGTGAGTGCAGAGTTTGGACGTCTGAGGGAGTTCCTTctccaggaggaggagagagtgaaggagagactgcagaGGGAGAAGGAAAAGAGGCTCAACCAATTGGATGAGGCCCTCAAACGCACCACAGAGCAAATCAGCCAATTAGAGCAAACCGCCGACCAGCTTCACATCAAACTCCGAGAGGAGGAGAACCCGGCACAACtcagg GGAATCAAAGATTTTATTGGAGG gACAGAGAGTGTGTTTGAGCGCCCCCCGGAGGTGAGTGTGGATCTGCAGGAGGGAGAGTTCCTGGGACCACTGCAATACCGCACCTGGAGGAGGATGAACTCTGGGCTTCAGCCAG GTGTGACAGCAGTGACTCTGGATCCAGACACAGCTTACCCCAGGCTGTGGGTGTCCCCGTGCTGCACCCAAGTCAGTGTGGGGGACATCCAGCCCAACCTGCCCAACAACCCTGAGCGCTTCACCCGCTACAACATCGTCCTGGGCAGCCAGGCCTTCACTTCAGGGCAACACTACTGGGTGGTTGAGGTGGGCACGAAGACGGCCTGGGGGCTGGGGGTGGCGACCGCTTCGGTCAACAGGAAGGACGAGATCAGCCTGTGTCCGGACGATGGCTTCTGGACCCTGGTGATGAGAGACGGGCGGGACGGGAGTGAGTACGAGGCCTGCACAAACCACGAGGAGAGCCTGCTGCACCCCCCTCGCCCCCCCAGGAGGGTAGGGGTGTACCTGGACTACAGGAGGGGTGTTGTGGCGTTTTACGACGCAGGAGATATGAGTCACCTGTTCACATTCTCCGATGCCACATTCACAGAGCCGGTGTTCCCCTACTTCAACCCCTGGCCAATCATCAACGGGAGAAACCGGGAACCTCTTATTATTGTTAGCCCAGACCCGGAGGTGTGA